GCTGCTGGGTCTGATCCCGCGCTTCTTCGATGCCACGAAGGGCTCGGTGGAGATCGACGGGGTCGACGTCCGCCAACTCACGCTCGAGTCGCTGCGTCGACACATCAGCATCGTGCTCCAGGACCCACTGCTCTTTCGAGGTTCGATCGCGGACAACATCCGTTACGGCCGGCTCGACGCGTCGATGGACGAGGTCGTCCGCGCCGCGGAAGCGGCCAACGCCCACGAGTTCATCTCCGCGCTCGATGATGGATACGACACTGTGGTCGGGGAGGGCGGCACTAAGCTGTCGGGTGGCGAACGTCAGCGGATCTCGATCGCCCGGGCCTTTCTCCGCGACGCACCCATCCTGCTGCTGGACGAACCGACCTCGTCGGTCGACTCGCAGACCGAGGCGGTGATCCTCGATGCGCTGCAGCGCCTCACTTCCGGTCGCACCACGTTCATGGTTGCACATCGGCTCTCCACACTGCGTCGCGCCGACCTGATCGTCGTCCTGGATCACGGCAGGGTCGTGCAGACCGGGACCCACGCGGAGCTCACCGTCGCCCAGGGTCCCTACCGGGACGTGTACGAGGTGCAGCACGGACTCGAACGGGCGGCCGCGCCGGTGTCTCCGGTAACGGTCGTCGACGCGGTCTCGGACTCGGTCGTGCGGTCGTCCAACGGCGACGGGGGCACGCCGCAGCGGCGAACGCCCAAGCGGCACCGGCAGCCACCCCGGCCGGTGCTTCCGAACGGTGAGCGCAACAAACAACGGCCGTACCCGTCCAACGGTGTCCCGAAGCTGGACCTCAATGTCGCGTCAGCCGAGGACCTCGTATGTCTCCCCGGCATCGGCCCCAAGCTGGCGCAAGAGATCGTCGCGCGCCGCGAGGAGATCGGTGGCTTCACCTGGGTGCGACAACTGCTGTGGGTCAGGGGCATCAGCGAAGCCCGGCTGGAGGAGCTAAGTCCTTACCTGGCTCCCGGGCCTCTCAAGCCGCCGGCTGCGGCGGCCGGCAACGGCACAGGTGAACCCGATGCGGGGGCGCCCGGATGAGCCGGGCTCCCAGGATCGTCGTGCTCGGGATGATGACCAAGATGCCGGTCGCTGGGGTGGTGTGGCAGACCGTCCACTACCTGGTGGGCTTCCAGCGCCTGGGCTTCGACGTCTACTACGTCGAGGCCCACGCGCGGACGCCCTCGATGCTGATGGACGAGCGGAGCACCGACGGTAGCGAGGAGGCAGCCGCCTTCATCGATGGCGTCATGCGCCGCTTCGATCTTGCCGACCGGTGGGCGTACCAGGCGCTGCACAGCGACGGGCGTGTCCTCGGCATGGGCGCGGAGTCGTTGTCGCGGCTGTACCGCGATGCGGCGCTGGTCGTCAATCTGCACGGTGGCACCCTGCCTCGTGAGGAGCACGCCGCCTCGGGACGACTGGTGTTCCTCGAGACCGATCCCGTCCTGCTACAGGTCGAGCTGCACAACGACGATCCCGATGCGATCGCCTACCTCGAGCCCCATACCGCCTTCTTCACGTTCGGGGAGAACTACGGGACCGATCGCTCCAGGCTGCCGGTGTCGGACCGCTTCGAGTTCCGACCGACGCGCCAGCCGGTAGTCATGGAGTTCTGGCGTTCCGCGGCGACGAGCCGACGTCCCGTGTTCACCACGATCGCGAACTGGCAGCAGCAGTGGCGACGCTTCAAGTTCGACGGCGAGACCTACCACTGGGACAAGCGCCGCGAGTTCCTGAAGTTCCTCGACGTCCCGCAGCGCACCAAGGCGTCGTTCGAGCTGGCACTGGCTGGCTGCAGCGAGGCCGACCGCTCACTTCTGGAGCGCCACGGCTGGTCGGTTCGTGACGGGTACACGCTCTCGCTCGACCTCGACGCCTACCGCGACTACATCCAGGGTTCGGCTGCTGAGTTCACCGCCGCGAAGGACCAGAACATCCGGTTCCGCTCGGGATGGTTCAGCGACCGCAGCGCCACGTATCTCGCCGCTGGCCGGCCGGTCATCACGCAGGACACCGGTTTTGGCGACGTGTTGCCGGTGGGTGAAGGCCTGTTCGCCTTCCAGTCGCTGGACGACGTCGCCGACGCAGTCGAGCAGGTGGCCGCCGCTCCCGCCCGGCATTCGCGGCGTGCACGGGAGATCGCGCGCGAGAGTTTCGCGCACGATGTCGTCTTGGGGCGCCTGCTGGACGACCTCGATGTCCGGCCGCCGGCATCCACAGGACGTCCCGCGGCGACCCGGACCTTCCGAGATGCGCTGCGTCTCACCCCCCTCTCCCGTCGGCCCCTGACCCTGCCACCGCGTACCGTCGCGGAGGTTCTGGCGGCGCCGCTGCCACCACCCGGGCCCGCCTCGGACACCCACAACCCGGTCGTGAGCATCGTCGTGGTCACCCACAACCACCTGGCGGTCACGAGGCTGTGTCTCGAGTCCATCCTCGCGCACTCGCGTGCAGTGCCGTTCGAGCTGGTGGTCGTCGACAACGCGTCGACCGACCTCACCGCGCCCTACCTGGAGGCGTTGGCCTCCCGTGAGCGGCGTGTACGCGTCATCCGCAACCAGACCAACGTCGGGTTCGCCTCCGCCGTCAACCAAGGGCTTGCGGCCGCGACCGCGAACCACCTGGTCGTGATGAACAACGATGTCGTGGTCGCGCCCCGC
This portion of the Actinomycetota bacterium genome encodes:
- a CDS encoding glycosyltransferase → MSRAPRIVVLGMMTKMPVAGVVWQTVHYLVGFQRLGFDVYYVEAHARTPSMLMDERSTDGSEEAAAFIDGVMRRFDLADRWAYQALHSDGRVLGMGAESLSRLYRDAALVVNLHGGTLPREEHAASGRLVFLETDPVLLQVELHNDDPDAIAYLEPHTAFFTFGENYGTDRSRLPVSDRFEFRPTRQPVVMEFWRSAATSRRPVFTTIANWQQQWRRFKFDGETYHWDKRREFLKFLDVPQRTKASFELALAGCSEADRSLLERHGWSVRDGYTLSLDLDAYRDYIQGSAAEFTAAKDQNIRFRSGWFSDRSATYLAAGRPVITQDTGFGDVLPVGEGLFAFQSLDDVADAVEQVAAAPARHSRRAREIARESFAHDVVLGRLLDDLDVRPPASTGRPAATRTFRDALRLTPLSRRPLTLPPRTVAEVLAAPLPPPGPASDTHNPVVSIVVVTHNHLAVTRLCLESILAHSRAVPFELVVVDNASTDLTAPYLEALASRERRVRVIRNQTNVGFASAVNQGLAAATANHLVVMNNDVVVAPRWLLDLRRHLADDAVGLVGPVTNRAGTAAEIPTSYETFGDFVRFATRRSRELRGQSTDADMLALFCVATKREVIERVGPLDTRFGTGLFEDDDLCHQVRAAGYVIRHAEDVFVHHFGEASFGDLFADGTYARLFERNRRLFEEKWGLRWQPHGRRDDGDYQDLVRNTLATVAALTPQDARVAVLSRGDAAFVDCPPRVMCHLPTTRSGTYAGHHPADADEAIEAIESARRDGIEYLVFPRDSAWWLTHYDGLSAHLLEVATQISDADHCTVYRLDAAPGGSHADENA